The nucleotide window AGTCCCCTTCTTGATTCTGGATGAGAACATTATCAGTTTACACCCAAAGATCTACCAAATCACTCTTTGACCTTAATTAAAGGGCTAAAATATGTTCTCTCAGCTGGTTACCACTGTCTTTGTGCATCAAAAACCAACAGTGATAAAGATGATAGACTAGATATTACATCCACTTCATTATTTCTAGAAGCATCCTTCTGAATATTGTGAGGAATTCACACGTTTGTGAAACCAGCTGCATGCAAATATGAGCCTATGCTAAATtctcattattaaaaatatccagaaaaCATGTGAGATTCATTTCGTTTTTATAAGATTATCAGCCTGACCAAACCATGGACAAAACATCTCAATCCTGCATCCACTGATCTAGTTACATCCATCTATCAACCAAAATTTAGATGCAGACAAAAAacctcattaaaaataaattaggatCTGCCAAGAGGAAACAAAGCCATTAGGACTAAAGCAATActctagaaaacaaaatgagcactgagagcagcaaaatTCCACATCACCTGCAGCAGGTCTTGTTTAATACCAATACACTGTATGTTTTACCCAATATCAGGGTGCTCACTGAAAAATAGCTTTCTAAATGTGGCAACTATCACCACAAGTCTTGAGGATAATAAATGTAGtgatgggagaaaaaaagtatttgcaaCTTTTAGCTACAAAGAAACAAATCTAATGAGATCAAAAGTGCAGTCAGTACTTTCTACAATAATTCATGTAACTGCTGAAAATTCTACAAAGAGTTGCCCCCAgtccaaaaaacccaaacaaaacagcacCAGATGCTCTTTAAAAATACAGGGATCAAAACATAACCTGAAAATACAACCAGTTTAAGCACACAGAGCAGACACTGATAAAACACAAGCCCTGTGCattcaggaagaaaatacaaCCAAACAAAAGCCCCAAAATCCCAAAGCAAAAACCAACAcccttttaaaaagtgaaattataaccaaatatttgaaaaaaatgagaattctAAGGTAGTTCTTGCAAAATCAAACTGCCtctgagaataaaaatattcctttttacATCTACttagaaacacttttttattaaaaaaggcCATGGAGAATTACTGCAGGCCATCACAGAACAGACCTTTTACAAGTCTCATTTCAATCTGGATATTCAGATTAAAAACCCCACTTTACAGTAGTGGATGTGAATGCAATTGTATATATGGACCTGTATCTATAGATTTACCTGTGGAGGGCACATGTGACCCCCCCTGCTTGTAAAGCTGAAGAAACTCACCTTGTGACAAActtctgatttaatttctttgagGGCACGTTCAGAGAACACACAGCCACAGTTTCTCAGGAAGCAAAACCTTCAAAGAAAAGACAAGACACAAAATGATTTTAAGAAACCCTGTGCTCAAGAGAGACCTGTGCAGTGCTGGTTGAACACAGAAATAATACTGCAATGGGTTAGCAGGACACAACTAACTTTATGTACTAGTTCTTGCATCTAATATAACTATCAGCACCTTTAAAGGGgcaattaatttattattagtTTGCAAAATGTAAGACTAGAACAAAAAATATTGTGTACATTAAACCACCACActtattttgttatttcatcCTCACAATCTCCTGGCTAATCACTGTCTGGAGGAAGAAATACTTAGCAACTGTCAAGCTGTGAACCACCATCATCTCACTCATCAGGGTGAACATGCACAGACAAAGAAACTGCCCAAACCAGGATATGAGGAAatgctctgccccagcccaatAGAACCCAGATTACTGCAGGATTAGGACACAGAAGCCATCTCCACTCTGGTCCTAACACAGGCAGAGGGAgaatggagcagctctgctgtgaggaaaggctgagagaattgggattgttcagcctggctctgaggtgacctaattgtggcccTCAAGTGCCTGAAGAaactacaggaaagatggagagagactatttacaggggcctggagtgacaggacaagggggaatggcttcccactgacagagggcagggttagacgggatattgggaagaaattgtccctgtgagggtggggaggccctggcacaggttgcccagagaagctgtggctgccccatccctggaagtgtccaaggccaggttggacagggctcggagcaacctgggatggtggaaggtgtccctgcccatggcaggggttggaatgagatgatctttaaggtcccttccaacccaaaccattttgggaTTCTAAGTGCTTGATGTGACACAAAGGGAGGTCTCATCAATCTCCTGTAGTTTGGCCTCCAAAGATTGCCCTCTACTCCTTTATTATACATCTAAATTCAGTTAGAAAAGGGTTAGCTTTTATCTTTCTTCTTGAACATGCAATGAAAGGACACTCAGTGGTCTCTTAAACTCCCTTCTGAAAGAGAGACAAACATTCCCCACAAAGGCCTGGGCAGATACAAGATTTGCAGCATTATCCATTCAGATATCTGCTCTGTGTTCAGTTCAGCCCAGTGCTCACTTCTAAACCCAAAATGCAGACCCTGAAACACTGACCTGTGTCTCCCATTCATCTCCAGCCCCACGACAGGGCAGATAAATCGTGCAGACTGCAGGTCATCGTACTTGTCACCTTTTATACTCTCCTTATCCCCACTCCAGGCTGGATTATCCACAAGGTTCAGTTCTGTCAcgttctgaaaaataaaaatgcagaccTTGAGCTTTTAACCAATGATTTGGAGCCATGATAACATTCCTTaagatatttttctgttgtgttttggtACTTTTAACACTTTAATACAGGGTGAGAACACAAGCAGATGGAGGTCTTACAGCATGACTGAATTTCCCTCAtgattttaacttttaaaatcagACAAAACCTGTTTACCTTGATGCTCTTGATGTGGGATGCAGATTCCATGGGGGTCTTATCAGGTGACTTGTCCAGCAAAAACTCAATGATGGCATCTTTGTTGTACAACCTGTAACATCGAAATTCCAGCGATCACATTTGATTGCCATGGCATttgtatttataaatttatctataaattatttttataataattatattatttataataatgaTCATATTTAAtgatcattatttttttccccctgtggaACCACCCCTACCTGCCCAGCTCACAGGCCACGATGGGCCGACGCAGCTTCTCCTGGCTCAGGGCACAGTAGAACCACCTGGCCACCAACTCAGCAACTCTGTCGAcctgaaggaatgaaaaaaaacaaaaccctcgttattttaaaacagcttttataTTTGCAAATTATTTAAGCATAAAATCAGGTAATACTCAAAGCATTAGTGAGATCCTCAGGTTTCTTACCAAACCTACCTTCTGCACTGTTAATTAATTCATAAAATAACTTTAGTAAGGCTGTTTAGCAACGTTCATGATCAGTTTTGAGGCTCTGCCTACTGACTCCATTTCTTTGTCATGGCACATGAGACCTCTCTGCCTAAATCTAActcagtttttatatttttgtcacTTCCACCAGTCCCCTCTTGATGCTTTTTTTACTCTTCACATGTCCTCCACCACCCTCTTCTCTCTGGTTCTACATCTCAGCCCTGCTTGGGTCAACTACCACTTCCACTCCCTGGAAGGAATGAGGtgaggaagaaatccttccctatgagggtggggaggccctggcacaggtgcccagagaagctgtggctgccccatcccttcAGGAGACCCTTGAACCCCTTGTATTCTGCAGATGGCAAATCCCAGAAttactgaggttggaaaagccctcccagcccatggagtcccagctgtgcccgatgcccaccttgggacccagcccagagcactgagtgccacgtccagtcattccttggaccctccagggatggggactccagcccctccctgggcagcctctgccaaggcctgaacaccctttctgtgcagaaatccctcctgatgtccaacctgaacctctcctggcacagcttgaggccattccctctcctcctgtcccttgttccctgggagcagagcctgacccccaccggctccctgctcctgtcagggagttggggAGAACGAGAAGgcccctcctgagcctccttttctccaggctgagcccccttagctccctcagctgctcctgctgctccagccccttccccagctccgttcccttccctggacacgctccagcccctcaaatGTCCTTCTTATTGTGAGGGGCTCAGacctgggcacagcactggaGGTGTGAccccaccagtgcccagcacagagggacaatccctgccctgtggCCACGCCGTTGATACAGCCCAGGTACtgttggccttcttgcccacctgggctcACGTTCGGTTGTtgtcaccagcacccccagggccttctcCAGCTTTCCAGACGCTCCTCCCCCATCTCGGAGCGCTGCCGGGGGTCGTTGTGACCCCAGCGCAGGGCCCAGCACTCGAACCTCCTGTCTCAACCCCCCCAGGAGACAAAGGGCCTCCCCTGCAGAcacatacacagacacacagtcaCAGACAGAGACAGATACCCGCGAGCCGGCCCACGGCGCTACCCTCCCCCTGCCAGCGCCGGGAGCGCCATGCCCGgctctccctccccctgcctccccctcGGAGCCCCCTCGGACCTTCTCGACTTTTCGGGGCCCCTTGACCAGCTCGTGCCGCTTGGGGATGGTGCCGCCATCGCACCCCATCGCACTTCCGGGTTCTCCTCCCCCGCGCACTTCCGGCTCGCACAGATGACGTTCAGCTATTGCTTAGCAACCAGCCGGCTGGGGGCGTGGCCATGGGGGCACCAGGGTGGGCGAGTCCatagcagcagggctgggaggggtgCGGGACGTACCAACGGAGCgcgcggggagggggggtcACAGCGCCCCCGCGCGGCCGCGGGAGGAAATGCgggcgccgctcccgccccttCCCCATCCCGGTCCTTCCCCATCCCGCCCCTTCCCCATCCCGGTCCTTCCCCATCCCGgtccttccccatcccaccccttctCCATCCCGGTCCTTCCCCATCCCGGTCCTTCCCCATCCCGGTCCTTCCCCATCCTGCCCCTTCCTCACCCCGGCCTCGCGGGTTTATCTCTTGTTTTTGTGAGAGAAACCCCCACCCCGGCCACCCATTTTGGGGGATTTAGGGCCAAACGAGGCTCTCccgcgccgggccgggcaggCTGCAGGATGAGGGGCCGCCGTCCCGCCCTCAGCCCCGGGGCGATGTCAGGGCACGGACACGGGTGGTGTGAGGGGCGAGTTTAATCCAACACGCACAAAGCCAGCGGGGGAGGGAAACACTGCGTTTAACTTTGCAAACAGGAATATTTACACGTGTCGGCGTTAAATACCGGTGTAAAACGCGGCGGGTGCCGAGGGAAGCTCGAGGATGCTGAGGCGGGAGCTGGTTCCCAGCAGACGCTGTGTGGGTCAGCTCCGACTGCCCCCGAAATTCATTGTCCCACCAGTAAAAGACACCGATAAAACGTCGCCAAGAAAGTCCAGACATTGAAATTACAGAtacaaacattaaaataaattaatcaggGAAGCTACAAGTCACACGGGTGTACCCACGCTCTGCCTGTGCGGTCACGGCGTCTTTGTCGTTGGATTTCACACCCAGAGAATTTGGGGATAAAGTTAAAAAGCTGCACGGACCAAGGCAGCTGAacccctgggcagctgtgccagcgCCGGGTGTATCTTGCTGGTATTCCAGTAAGGAATAACATCACCTTTGCAGTCTGTGGGAAGAGCTTAGGAACCCTCTGCACGTTTAGTGACTAAAACAAATTCTGTCTCAGTTGGAGAAATGCTCTGAACAGCTTCAGGCTGCGACAGAGGACGACTGAGGTGCTCCCTGTACATTTATCACTCCTCCAAGtcagttttcctctgtgctcaggTGCCAGCCTGGAGCATTCCCCATTAATATCTAGGCTATGTATAGTACCAGATTTTGTACCATAATACAGTTGTTGCATTTGTATGTTAAACCCAAAAATTAGCTTTGCAGCTGCTTGGGAAAAAATACTGTAACTACAAATTCTGAGTAAAGTCCTCAGGAAACAATTGATCATAAGCTACAGAACATTGTGCAGCTAAATCTGGAGATAGACTTTACATGcctgaatagaaaaaaataaaaaaggaaaagacagttATCTGACCTatagagagaataaaaaataagaaataagtCAGATAATAAAACCATTTTGCTCTAATACACAGCAAAcattcctgcccagccactccGACGATGATATTTCCAGGCAGGATCTGAACAGTGGAGAAGAAAGAATAGATTTAATTCTACAAATCTTCTCCTACATCTGCTGTTGTCTAGATTTTCACCTGCTAAAATTGCATCAGCACCCCGGGAACTCCCGGCAGGAACTTTGAGGTGACTGAAAATTGGTGTCACTGAGCTGGTTTTGCTCCCCTTTGCCTGCCAAAGGGGCAACAGCAGTGGAGAATGTGTGAAAACAGTGACATTCCGTGTCTCATTCCATCATTGCTCTGAACTGCTGCGTGTACTTGGACAGCTCCTCGGTCCGATCCCGAAGTTCCCTCGTGGCGTCCGCGTTGGGATATTTTATGGCAGCGTTTTTGGTGGCCAGAGCCAGGTTCTTCAAGAGGCTGCAGAACCGGCTGCTGCTGTGGAGGACGTCGCTCCGGGCATCCCTTTCCTGAGTCTCCTGGCACAGAGAATCCACCAGCTTTTGTCCCACCATGATGATCAGTTTGCTGTGGGATATGAACACTTCGGGGGGCTGGTTGTTGTTCAGGCTGTTGGTGAACACCCCGATGGCCTTGTGCAGGGCAGCGAAAcacagcctgcagtgctcggGGAGAGGGATTTTCTTGGCACAGTCCTGCTTGCTTTGAATCCCAGCCTTTTTTGCAGTTGGCAAAGCCTGgagaaaggtttaaaaaaacattCATCTCGGTGTCACACACTGATTGTTTCTTTAGTTGCTCCAGCCTAAATTCTTAGTTCATACTCTCCAAATTGCCCCAGCCCAGGAGCTTTTACAATAATTTCTCTTCCCATAAAGTATTGGAAATTCTCCCAATTGCCTTTTTGCCCCTAAATACGATTTTAATAATGGATAGCACACAAAGTGTGTCCCTTTACACATTCTGGACTTGAAGCTTTCAGATAGTACAAAACATTAATCTTTACTGGGCTTAATTGGGGTTATGAATGATTAAAATGGACAAAACAAGAGTCAATTTTGTACCAGTGCATGACAAGATATTTTGAAATACTAGTCCTCACAGCCTTATCCCAAATGATGCACAAaggcaagaaaataaatagtatGACATTAAACTGGAGGGGTTCATTATGtttgaggaaaataaatgtttttcacaATTTTCAGCAGTAATTCTAAGAATAAGTTCTGGGAAATGAACCATGAGAAGCAAATAGATTATGGATAGAGATGTGTGTCTGAATGCTTTGAATTTTGGCAAGCACAGAAATCAGGGACTAGAAGTCCTCATAAATAATAGTTTTCAAAATCAGAAATACCTTCAGTTTTGAATCTGTGCTCTTCTTTGCTACTTCTTTACCTGAAATGATTTTCTGTGCCTgttataaattaaaatgaaagcaaagttGAAATGACTTACaaaaagatttaaatatatatatgttctTCTCTTATTTCATGAGGAAACAACTACTTGCTCTGCAGCCTTCATGTTATGGACAACAATGGTACATTTATTAGAAAAAACTGTAGGTTTTTTCCTACTAAAAATATAGTATCTCCTCCTGCAAGATCTATAAGACTGAAAGGAACATGAACAAAATAACCTTTCCTAAATCCTAAGGACATGCCAACATTTCTTTGTGAAACCAAGAGAGATGTTCTTGGTAGATATTTCAGTAGTTCTAAGGAGAATGGTTCTAACAAACATTCAGAATGATTCTAACAAATAAATTTGATAATTCACAGTAAGAGTTTGATTTGTTACAGCAAAATTTTCTATGAAAACATGCACCTCAAGTTAGGAAGTAACATTTCTTGTCCAGTCACGTCAGAGCCCAACACAATGAACTGGCAAGAAGAGAACTAAAaggcaaaagagaagaaaggattTGCAAACCCCCAGCTAAAACCTGTCTCCCAAATGAATTTAAACAGATTATAAAGATGTTTTGGTGGTGCTGGCTGGATAAATTCTCAAACTCCAGTTCTTTTTATGGATTAAAATGATTCTCATTCCACATGTGCCACCCAGCACTGGAACAAAATCCTGAGTTCAAtctggaaaacaggaaattgTTCAAACTGAATCTGGCATTGATGCAAAGGTAAAATAGTGGCAATAGCTTAATATCTGCAAACAATGAAGAACATAGAAAGTAAAGCCCAGTTTTACTGACCTGTAACTGCACATAATCACAATCCTCAGTGGCattttcctcctgcttctccAAAGGCACCCGACTCTGGCTGGGTTTGTCAGGAGCGTTTCTCTGGAGCGACTCTACTTCTATTCTTCTTGGCACTGGGATTTGTTTTGCCATTTTGCATTCTGGGCTCCCTTTTGGCTGCTTTATTTCTTGTTCCTTGTCATTCTTTCTGAAGAGCAGCTTCCCGTTGGCGATGATGATGGACACAAACCTCTTGATGTCGTCGGGAATCGTGCGGGCCACCATGACGAAGCGGTCGAGGTCATCTGGGTTGTTCTGGGGGCTCCT belongs to Pseudopipra pipra isolate bDixPip1 chromosome 17, bDixPip1.hap1, whole genome shotgun sequence and includes:
- the RTF2 gene encoding replication termination factor 2 isoform X2, with product MGCDGGTIPKRHELVKGPRKVEKVDRVAELVARWFYCALSQEKLRRPIVACELGRLYNKDAIIEFLLDKSPDKTPMESASHIKSIKNVTELNLVDNPAWSGDKESIKGDKYDDLQSARFICPVVGLEMNGRHRFCFLRNCGCVFSERALKEIKSEVCHKCGVPFQEEDVIILNGNKEDLEVLKKRMEDRRLKSKLEKILQVPQKLRMERILSIPALGKRDRLSSPKAQKMEIHLSQQKSIRLLLLLRRDPLQTARRSLRRTNLFLQHTAQQNVQRRSVPIGLLTQLTISETMSSLIGTSTAAFLPQGFFCTTLILSS
- the RTF2 gene encoding replication termination factor 2 isoform X1; translated protein: MGCDGGTIPKRHELVKGPRKVEKVDRVAELVARWFYCALSQEKLRRPIVACELGRLYNKDAIIEFLLDKSPDKTPMESASHIKSIKNVTELNLVDNPAWSGDKESIKGDKYDDLQSARFICPVVGLEMNGRHRFCFLRNCGCVFSERALKEIKSEVCHKCGVPFQEEDVIILNGNKEDLEVLKKRMEDRRLKSKLEKKSKKCKSAGSASQQETTEDSPGPSKATNGKDFINSSSGEKRQIIFTKSSENGNSSVSAKVNKAPSATTKRPIADSEEKSEAYKSIFTTHSSAKRSKEECSNWVTHTAYYF